One window of Marinobacterium aestuarii genomic DNA carries:
- a CDS encoding YjiH family protein, with protein MNQHLDQQEAASVLLSDRNGPRPKHSLYAYLKFIIPSLIGILFFLTPVVVDDKVTIGLGVVADMLKASTKDYLPAFATALLVLSAVIALFAAAFKPRWAQRDSALAEVFTPKGVWLALRVLGAAFAAMTLFEVGPEWIWNRNTGGVMLIDLTPMLITFFFFAAILLPFLVDFGFMEFIGTLASNIFRWLFKLPGRSSIDAVASWLGSGTVGVLITTQQYEQGFYSKREAAVIATNFSITSIAFSLLIANVIGLEHLFVPFYLTVVATGLIAAVITPRLPPLSWKKDEYHEATGKQIKEELPEGHSLFSWGLEQAVRRAATAPGPAALGKNCLMNVSDIWFGLLPLVMAIGTLSLALAEYTPVFTWLSYPFIPLLELLRIPEAAAAAPTMLVGFADMFLPAVLGKGIESELTRFVIASVSLTQLIYMSEIGVLLLKSKIPLNLLELFAIFILRTLITLPIIALIAHTLVF; from the coding sequence ATGAATCAACATTTGGACCAACAGGAAGCCGCCAGCGTTCTACTGAGCGATCGCAACGGCCCCCGTCCCAAGCACAGCCTTTACGCTTACCTGAAATTCATTATCCCATCCCTGATTGGCATACTGTTTTTCCTCACCCCGGTCGTGGTCGACGACAAGGTCACCATCGGCCTGGGGGTCGTGGCTGACATGCTCAAGGCCTCAACCAAGGATTACCTGCCCGCCTTTGCCACCGCCTTGCTCGTGCTCTCCGCCGTCATCGCCCTCTTCGCAGCGGCATTCAAGCCCCGCTGGGCGCAGCGGGACAGTGCCCTGGCCGAAGTCTTCACGCCCAAAGGAGTCTGGCTGGCGCTGCGCGTGCTCGGCGCAGCCTTCGCCGCCATGACCCTGTTTGAGGTCGGCCCCGAATGGATCTGGAACCGCAATACCGGCGGCGTGATGCTGATAGATCTGACGCCGATGCTGATCACCTTCTTTTTCTTCGCCGCAATTCTGCTGCCGTTTCTGGTCGACTTCGGCTTTATGGAATTTATCGGCACCCTGGCAAGCAATATATTTCGCTGGCTCTTCAAACTGCCGGGGCGCTCATCCATTGACGCCGTGGCCTCCTGGCTGGGCTCAGGCACCGTGGGCGTACTGATCACAACCCAGCAGTACGAACAGGGATTCTATTCCAAGCGCGAAGCGGCGGTCATCGCCACCAACTTTTCCATTACCTCGATCGCCTTCAGCCTGCTGATCGCCAATGTTATCGGGCTGGAGCACCTCTTCGTCCCCTTCTACCTGACTGTTGTGGCCACAGGTCTGATCGCCGCGGTGATCACCCCGCGCCTGCCACCGCTGAGCTGGAAAAAAGACGAATACCACGAAGCCACCGGCAAACAGATCAAGGAAGAACTTCCAGAGGGACATTCACTGTTTTCCTGGGGGCTGGAACAGGCCGTACGCCGTGCCGCCACAGCACCAGGGCCAGCAGCTCTGGGCAAAAACTGCCTGATGAACGTCAGCGATATCTGGTTTGGCCTGCTGCCGCTGGTGATGGCCATCGGTACCCTGTCCCTGGCACTGGCTGAATACACGCCGGTTTTCACCTGGCTGTCCTACCCCTTTATTCCGCTGCTGGAGCTGCTGCGCATACCCGAAGCCGCCGCCGCCGCACCGACCATGCTGGTTGGTTTTGCCGACATGTTCCTGCCGGCGGTACTGGGCAAGGGCATTGAAAGCGAACTGACGCGCTTCGTCATCGCCAGCGTCTCCCTGACACAGCTGATTTACATGTCCGAAATTGGCGTGCTGTTGTTAAAGTCGAAAATTCCGCTGAACCTGCTGGAACTGTTCGCGATCTTTATTCTGCGCACCCTGATTACCCTGCCGATCATCGCCCTGATCGCCCACACCCTGGTGTTCTGA
- the speB gene encoding agmatinase: protein MSDSRFNQPLGGNEMPRFGGPATMMRLPAQETAAGLDVAFIGVPFDIGTSNRPGARLAPRQIRDESRMLRPYNVATFAAPFESLQVADIGDVPINTFNLLKSMDIIEEFYDEVLEHNCKPLTLGGDHTIALPILRALRKKYGPIGMVHVDAHADINDQMFGEKIAHGTPFRRAAEEGLLDCNRVVQIGLRGTGYSADEFDWSRDQGFRVVPAEDCWHKSLTPLMEEVRAKVGGGPVYISFDVDGLDPSYAPGTGTPEIAGLTVPQGLEIIRGCRGLDIVGGDMVEISPPYDSTGNTALLGANLLFEMLCVMPGVRYDK, encoded by the coding sequence ATGTCGGACTCCCGCTTCAACCAGCCCCTTGGCGGTAACGAAATGCCCCGTTTCGGTGGCCCCGCCACCATGATGCGCCTGCCGGCCCAGGAAACCGCCGCAGGCCTGGACGTGGCCTTTATTGGTGTGCCCTTCGATATTGGTACCTCCAACCGTCCGGGCGCCCGCCTGGCACCGCGCCAGATTCGCGACGAATCCCGCATGCTGCGGCCCTACAATGTCGCCACTTTTGCCGCCCCCTTTGAAAGTCTGCAAGTGGCCGATATCGGCGACGTGCCGATCAACACCTTCAACCTGCTCAAAAGCATGGACATCATCGAAGAGTTCTACGACGAGGTGCTGGAACACAACTGCAAGCCGCTGACCCTCGGCGGTGACCACACCATCGCACTGCCGATACTGCGTGCGCTACGCAAGAAATACGGTCCCATTGGCATGGTGCATGTGGATGCCCACGCCGATATCAACGATCAGATGTTCGGCGAGAAAATCGCCCACGGCACGCCCTTTCGTCGTGCCGCCGAGGAAGGCCTGCTGGACTGCAACCGCGTGGTGCAAATTGGCCTGCGCGGCACCGGCTACAGCGCCGATGAATTCGACTGGTCCCGTGACCAGGGCTTTCGTGTGGTCCCAGCCGAGGACTGCTGGCACAAGTCCCTGACCCCGCTGATGGAAGAAGTCCGCGCCAAGGTCGGCGGTGGCCCCGTTTACATCAGTTTTGATGTCGACGGCCTGGATCCGTCCTATGCGCCCGGTACCGGCACCCCCGAGATCGCAGGGCTGACCGTGCCCCAGGGGCTGGAAATCATCCGCGGCTGTCGCGGGCTCGATATTGTCGGCGGCGACATGGTGGAAATCTCCCCGCCCTACGACAGCACCGGCAACACCGCGCTGCTGGGCGCCAACCTGCTGTTCGAAATGCTCTGCGTAATGCCAGGCGTACGCTACGACAAGTAG
- a CDS encoding sigma-54 interaction domain-containing protein has product MTQKTTSVADAELDLVLEKSRDNIMITDGEGRILKAGSKCAVIYGREIDQMLGGSVYDLEREGVLKPSVSAQVLKTRRAVQLMQTTETGRTVMAEGFPLFDAQGALYRVISFSQDLTDLQLLQQEYELLQQKLQQRSVAHDAEVIQAQELTFKSAQLKELYALLQRVAPSDANLLMLGESGVGKTAFAQLAHHLSPRREGPFIEVNCSAIPENLFESEMFGYAPGSFTGASRQGKPGLIEQAHQGTLFLDEVGDLPLSMQVKLLKVLQDGKVTRIGSTEPRVLDFRLISATNQPLQQQVEAGHFRLDLYYRLNVVPVTIAPLRDRPEDIPLLLERVLERLNARYQQHKVLDSRARHQLIHYAWPGNVRELENVLERFYVASPGTVIHYEGPDPVPSVSGTAAAPSLASGQPASVLESGDFSSLPEALDAFEKQLLQQALKRCSTTYELADYLGISQPTVFRRLRKHGLQVRKD; this is encoded by the coding sequence ATGACGCAGAAAACCACGTCTGTGGCTGACGCTGAGCTGGACCTGGTGCTGGAGAAATCCCGTGACAACATCATGATCACCGATGGCGAGGGTCGCATTCTCAAGGCAGGCAGCAAGTGCGCCGTCATCTATGGGCGCGAAATCGACCAGATGCTCGGGGGCTCAGTCTACGACCTGGAACGCGAGGGTGTGCTCAAACCGTCGGTCTCGGCACAGGTGCTCAAGACGCGCCGGGCGGTGCAGCTGATGCAGACGACCGAGACCGGCCGCACCGTGATGGCGGAGGGTTTTCCGCTGTTTGATGCTCAGGGCGCGCTCTATCGCGTCATCAGTTTTTCCCAGGACCTTACCGATCTGCAGCTGCTGCAGCAGGAGTACGAGCTGTTGCAGCAAAAGCTGCAGCAGCGCAGCGTTGCCCACGATGCCGAGGTCATACAGGCGCAGGAGCTGACGTTTAAAAGCGCGCAGCTGAAGGAACTGTACGCCCTGCTGCAACGGGTGGCGCCCTCGGATGCAAACCTGCTGATGCTGGGGGAGTCCGGTGTCGGCAAGACGGCCTTTGCCCAGCTGGCGCATCACTTGAGTCCGCGCAGGGAGGGGCCTTTTATCGAGGTTAACTGCAGTGCTATCCCGGAAAACCTGTTCGAGTCGGAAATGTTTGGCTATGCGCCGGGCTCCTTTACCGGCGCGTCACGACAGGGCAAACCCGGACTGATTGAACAGGCGCACCAGGGCACCCTGTTTCTTGATGAAGTGGGCGATCTGCCACTGTCGATGCAGGTCAAGTTGCTCAAGGTGCTGCAGGATGGCAAGGTCACGCGCATTGGCAGTACCGAGCCCAGGGTGCTGGACTTCCGTCTGATCAGTGCCACCAATCAGCCCTTGCAGCAACAGGTGGAGGCGGGGCATTTTCGGCTGGATCTGTACTACCGGCTCAATGTGGTGCCTGTCACCATTGCGCCGCTGCGCGATAGGCCCGAGGACATTCCGCTGCTGCTGGAGCGCGTGCTTGAACGCCTCAACGCCCGCTACCAGCAACACAAGGTGCTGGACAGCCGGGCCCGGCATCAGCTGATTCATTATGCCTGGCCTGGCAATGTGCGGGAGCTGGAGAATGTGCTGGAGCGCTTCTATGTCGCAAGCCCAGGCACGGTAATTCACTACGAGGGGCCCGACCCTGTGCCCAGTGTCAGCGGCACCGCTGCTGCGCCTTCGTTGGCGTCCGGGCAGCCCGCATCAGTCTTGGAATCCGGGGATTTCAGCTCATTGCCCGAGGCGCTGGACGCCTTTGAAAAGCAGTTGTTGCAGCAGGCCCTTAAACGCTGCAGCACCACCTATGAGCTGGCCGACTACCTGGGTATCAGCCAACCGACGGTGTTCCGGCGGCTGCGCAAGCATGGCTTGCAGGTACGTAAAGACTAG
- a CDS encoding LysR substrate-binding domain-containing protein produces the protein MKNLPMDLLRTFVTINDLGGFTQAGEVLGRSQPAVSLQIKRLEELVALQLFNRSQGLRLTEEGQMLYGYARKILDLNDTAVSQLMTPAVSGSVRLGIPNDFEVSFLPMMLSKFSRAYPNVMLDVSSDLSVNLRRDYLRGAYDMVMSMDEHPSSEILQGDAIVEPLTWVSGPGFQLDPAEPVPLVLYPKGCVYRHNVTEALNKAGIAWRILYCTSSLLGIQSAIEAGLGISALASNTVPGVLRADKVLGHLPSLGDVTIGFNYDVASLSAASARLLEYLRQGLQQSQLYQPPHRV, from the coding sequence ATGAAAAATCTGCCGATGGATTTGCTGCGCACCTTCGTCACCATCAATGATCTGGGCGGTTTTACCCAGGCGGGGGAGGTGCTCGGGCGTTCGCAGCCTGCGGTCAGTCTGCAGATCAAGCGGCTCGAGGAACTGGTGGCGCTGCAGCTGTTCAATCGTAGCCAGGGGCTGCGTCTGACCGAAGAGGGGCAGATGCTCTACGGTTATGCCCGCAAGATACTGGACCTTAACGATACTGCGGTGTCGCAGCTGATGACCCCGGCGGTGAGCGGCTCGGTGCGCCTGGGTATCCCCAATGATTTCGAAGTGTCTTTCCTGCCCATGATGCTGTCGAAATTCTCCCGCGCCTATCCCAACGTGATGCTGGATGTCAGCAGTGATTTGAGTGTTAACCTGCGGCGGGATTACCTGCGCGGCGCCTACGATATGGTGATGAGCATGGATGAACATCCCTCGTCCGAGATTTTGCAGGGGGATGCCATTGTCGAGCCGCTGACCTGGGTTAGTGGCCCTGGTTTTCAGCTTGACCCGGCAGAGCCGGTGCCTCTGGTGCTCTATCCCAAGGGTTGCGTCTATCGCCACAATGTCACTGAGGCGCTGAACAAAGCGGGCATTGCCTGGCGTATTCTGTACTGTACCTCGAGTCTGTTGGGGATACAGTCGGCCATCGAAGCCGGGCTTGGCATCAGTGCCCTGGCCAGCAATACGGTGCCGGGCGTGCTGCGGGCCGACAAGGTGCTTGGGCATCTTCCATCCCTGGGGGATGTAACCATTGGTTTCAATTACGACGTGGCAAGCCTGTCGGCCGCCAGCGCCCGCCTGCTGGAATATC